From Halorubrum salinarum, one genomic window encodes:
- the ubaA gene encoding SAMP-activating enzyme E1, with protein sequence MSDLDLDPTQLDRYSRHIILDDVGPEGQKDLLDAKVLVLGAGGLGAPIIQYLAAAGVGTLGIADDDEVELSNLQRQVIHGDDDVGRKKVDSAAEFVADLNPDVDVERHELRVTPDNIEELIDGYDFVVDGTDNFETRYLVNDACTLAGIPFSHGSIFRFEGQVTTFAGDDDSPCYRCLFPEAPPAGMVPNCATAGVLGVLPGTVGCLQATETVKHIMSKGETLDGSMLFFDALDMEFDKVEIPKQDDCPVCGDDPAIESVHDVEYTASCAIDVGGDSEPEIEASD encoded by the coding sequence ATGAGCGATCTCGACCTCGATCCGACGCAGCTCGACCGCTACTCCAGACATATCATCCTCGACGACGTCGGGCCGGAGGGACAGAAGGACCTACTGGACGCGAAGGTGCTGGTCCTTGGGGCCGGCGGGCTCGGCGCGCCGATCATCCAGTACCTCGCCGCTGCCGGCGTCGGCACGCTCGGCATCGCCGACGACGACGAGGTTGAGCTGTCGAACCTCCAGCGACAGGTCATCCACGGTGACGACGACGTGGGCCGGAAGAAGGTCGACTCGGCGGCGGAGTTCGTCGCCGACCTCAACCCCGACGTCGACGTCGAGCGCCATGAGCTGCGTGTCACGCCGGACAACATCGAGGAGCTCATCGACGGCTACGACTTCGTCGTCGACGGCACGGACAACTTCGAGACGCGCTACCTCGTCAACGACGCGTGTACCCTCGCCGGGATCCCCTTCTCGCACGGCTCCATCTTCCGGTTCGAGGGCCAGGTGACCACGTTCGCTGGCGACGACGATTCGCCGTGTTACCGTTGTTTGTTCCCGGAGGCACCGCCGGCCGGGATGGTCCCGAACTGCGCGACTGCCGGCGTGCTGGGTGTCCTTCCGGGCACCGTCGGCTGCCTCCAGGCGACCGAGACCGTCAAACACATTATGAGCAAAGGCGAGACGCTCGACGGCTCGATGCTGTTCTTCGACGCGCTCGACATGGAGTTCGACAAGGTCGAGATCCCCAAGCAGGACGACTGTCCGGTCTGCGGTGACGACCCTGCCATCGAGTCCGTCCACGACGTCGAGTACACCGCCTCCTGTGCGATCGATGTCGGCGGCGACTCCGAACCGGAGATCGAGGCGAGCGACTGA
- a CDS encoding RNA-guided endonuclease TnpB family protein, with amino-acid sequence MVTVAVTAKFHNPSLSRRKEWQRATRLYRDTKQFCIDGWENGDFGKSVTTATIDNDLYSAIQNQAIREAKSDHNKDGEVRYRESQPFAINNQNWEIDTTENGTLVVGFPCVSQWWYTPIEVYDDIADPVDRLVEGDADKTRLQIYRRGDDWYCTFNVEYDTDTSGETPIGVDIGERHILAVTAYGEDESMLVSGGETKYVRRKYRSLRDSLSEAGALRARNRVGDKEQRRIKDLNHKLSRRLITFAQQFENPVIRMEDLEGIREDSSWSGVHSWFFHQLQQFITYKAERAGIRVEQVDAYHTSQRCSACGSMGTRDGDHFSCSECGRGRHADLNASENIAQREGEPCTA; translated from the coding sequence ATGGTCACGGTGGCTGTCACCGCGAAGTTCCACAATCCATCCCTCTCACGGCGGAAAGAGTGGCAACGCGCCACTCGACTCTACCGTGACACCAAGCAATTCTGTATCGATGGATGGGAGAACGGCGACTTCGGGAAGTCCGTGACCACGGCCACCATCGACAACGACCTCTACTCGGCCATTCAGAACCAAGCCATCCGAGAGGCGAAATCCGACCACAACAAGGACGGGGAGGTTCGCTACCGAGAAAGTCAACCATTCGCCATCAACAACCAGAACTGGGAAATTGACACGACCGAGAACGGCACACTCGTCGTCGGCTTCCCGTGCGTCTCCCAATGGTGGTACACACCGATAGAGGTGTACGACGATATTGCCGACCCCGTAGACCGACTGGTGGAGGGTGACGCTGACAAGACCCGCCTACAGATCTACCGTCGCGGCGACGACTGGTACTGTACGTTCAACGTGGAATACGACACCGACACGTCGGGTGAGACGCCTATCGGTGTCGATATTGGTGAACGGCATATCCTCGCTGTGACCGCCTACGGTGAGGACGAATCAATGCTGGTGTCTGGTGGTGAGACGAAGTACGTTCGACGCAAATACCGTTCCCTACGCGATTCGCTCTCGGAAGCGGGTGCGCTTCGCGCACGTAACCGTGTAGGTGACAAAGAACAGCGTCGAATCAAAGACCTGAATCACAAACTCTCTCGTCGCCTCATCACGTTCGCGCAACAGTTCGAGAATCCCGTCATCCGGATGGAAGACCTCGAAGGTATCCGCGAGGACAGCTCGTGGTCAGGCGTTCACTCGTGGTTTTTCCACCAACTCCAACAGTTCATCACGTACAAAGCCGAGCGAGCTGGGATTCGTGTTGAGCAGGTCGATGCGTACCATACCAGCCAGCGGTGTTCAGCGTGTGGTTCGATGGGAACCCGTGATGGCGACCACTTTTCGTGTTCGGAGTGCGGTCGAGGACGCCACGCGGACCTGAACGCTTCAGAGAATATCGCACAACGGGAGGGTGAACCATGTACGGCGTAG
- a CDS encoding DUF302 domain-containing protein, with the protein MSDASSRSPTPTADEALHTTLDMPFEDAVPFVQIEHELADFETVRVTRLDQMIAGMLGHDDVERTALIVVCHPEIAHDALQIDPTLAGMLPCTTTVYERAADDRVHVHHVSATKAIRDLGCAPADSDEAVEDLVTKTGELMAVVWANIEEHGQK; encoded by the coding sequence ATGAGCGACGCGTCATCCCGATCACCGACACCGACGGCTGATGAGGCTCTTCATACGACTCTCGATATGCCGTTCGAGGACGCCGTCCCCTTCGTCCAGATCGAACATGAACTGGCTGATTTTGAAACGGTACGCGTCACTCGCCTCGATCAGATGATCGCGGGTATGCTCGGACACGACGACGTTGAGCGAACCGCGCTAATTGTGGTCTGTCACCCAGAAATCGCACACGATGCCCTCCAGATCGATCCAACCCTGGCCGGTATGTTACCGTGTACGACGACCGTCTACGAGCGCGCTGCGGACGACCGCGTCCACGTCCATCACGTCTCAGCGACAAAAGCGATACGGGACTTAGGTTGCGCGCCAGCCGACTCTGACGAGGCTGTAGAGGACTTGGTCACGAAGACAGGCGAGCTGATGGCTGTCGTCTGGGCGAACATCGAAGAACACGGTCAAAAATGA
- a CDS encoding PLP-dependent cysteine synthase family protein: MTGHAVDESTIFETPLLELDLDLESDAAVYAKAEWFNLYEAPHGGGSIKSRIAKGMLDGAEERGDLEPGVTVIEPTSGNTGSEVARLARARGYDVEIVMPDNAAGGKVEAVRDAGAEIHFVDADLGYDAVIERCEEIIAADPDAYYRPNQYENPDNPGTHERTTAPEIHEATDGGVTHFVAGAGTGGTITGTGRGLTNLTDGAAEIVGFEPEEPLHAIDGLKYLRTGDHYHPETYDESVLDQKLYVPTDDAYDRARALRERYANDPIPIVDAGQYDAETIREHLRVDGQFVVGTSAGAGAAAVAALDDAGDLADDDAVVFMLCDRGDKYADIPLWEEYL, encoded by the coding sequence ATGACCGGACACGCCGTCGACGAGTCGACGATCTTCGAGACGCCGCTGCTCGAACTCGACCTCGACTTGGAGAGCGACGCCGCGGTGTACGCAAAAGCCGAGTGGTTCAACCTCTACGAGGCTCCCCACGGCGGCGGGTCGATCAAATCGCGGATCGCGAAGGGGATGCTCGACGGCGCCGAGGAGCGCGGCGACCTCGAACCCGGCGTGACTGTGATCGAGCCCACCTCGGGCAACACCGGCAGCGAGGTCGCCCGACTCGCAAGGGCGCGCGGCTACGACGTCGAGATCGTCATGCCCGACAACGCCGCCGGCGGGAAAGTCGAGGCCGTCCGCGACGCCGGCGCCGAGATCCACTTCGTCGACGCCGACCTGGGGTACGACGCGGTCATCGAGCGCTGCGAGGAGATCATCGCCGCGGACCCCGACGCCTACTACCGCCCGAACCAGTACGAGAACCCCGACAATCCCGGAACTCACGAGCGGACGACCGCGCCCGAGATCCACGAGGCCACCGACGGCGGGGTGACCCACTTCGTCGCCGGCGCCGGGACCGGCGGGACGATCACCGGAACGGGCCGCGGGCTGACGAACCTGACCGACGGGGCCGCCGAGATCGTCGGCTTCGAGCCGGAGGAGCCGCTCCACGCCATTGACGGCCTGAAGTACCTCCGAACGGGCGACCACTACCACCCGGAGACGTATGACGAGTCGGTGCTCGATCAGAAGCTGTACGTCCCGACCGACGACGCCTACGACCGCGCCCGCGCCCTGCGTGAGCGGTACGCCAATGACCCAATCCCGATCGTCGATGCCGGGCAGTACGACGCGGAGACGATTCGCGAGCACCTCCGCGTCGACGGGCAGTTCGTCGTGGGGACCTCGGCCGGCGCGGGCGCGGCCGCCGTCGCCGCCCTCGATGACGCCGGCGACCTCGCGGACGACGACGCCGTCGTGTTCATGCTGTGCGACCGCGGCGACAAGTACGCGGACATCCCGCTGTGGGAAGAGTACCTCTAA
- a CDS encoding DsrE family protein: MAKAAIVILAGNESHSDYGRLANALEAAKEFAENDDDELELIFDGAGTQWIPELEDEESDYHELYQAVRDDAAVCDFCSGAFGVEDAVADSGLVTLDEYDGHPSIRSLVDDDYEIITF; the protein is encoded by the coding sequence ATGGCAAAAGCAGCAATCGTGATTCTCGCCGGCAACGAATCGCACTCGGACTACGGTCGCCTCGCGAACGCGCTCGAAGCGGCCAAGGAGTTCGCCGAGAACGACGACGACGAACTCGAGCTCATCTTCGACGGCGCCGGGACGCAGTGGATCCCGGAGCTCGAAGACGAGGAGAGCGACTACCACGAGCTCTACCAAGCGGTCCGCGACGACGCGGCAGTCTGTGACTTCTGTTCCGGCGCGTTCGGCGTCGAGGACGCCGTCGCCGACTCCGGGCTCGTCACGCTCGACGAGTACGACGGGCACCCGAGCATCCGCTCGCTCGTCGACGACGACTACGAGATCATCACGTTCTAA
- a CDS encoding desampylase, with protein MIELTRAAYDDIVYRAYEGGEAEICGALAGEHGDDGDPSVVTETYAAENVAETPEIRYLIDPEEQFELIETVEEAGLDVVGFYHSHPTGPTHPSETDAARATWPGHSYVICALDGYPFVGSWRWRDDADEFEQETVSVRSER; from the coding sequence ATGATCGAACTCACGCGAGCGGCGTACGACGACATCGTGTATCGGGCGTACGAGGGCGGCGAGGCCGAAATCTGCGGCGCCCTCGCCGGCGAACACGGCGACGACGGCGACCCGAGCGTCGTCACGGAGACGTACGCGGCCGAGAACGTCGCGGAGACGCCCGAGATCCGGTACCTGATCGACCCAGAAGAGCAGTTCGAGCTGATCGAGACTGTCGAGGAGGCGGGCCTCGACGTGGTCGGCTTCTACCACTCGCACCCGACCGGCCCGACGCACCCAAGCGAGACGGACGCCGCGCGGGCGACGTGGCCGGGCCACTCGTACGTCATTTGTGCGCTCGACGGCTACCCGTTCGTCGGGTCGTGGCGCTGGCGCGACGATGCGGACGAGTTCGAACAGGAGACGGTGTCGGTCCGGAGCGAACGGTAG
- a CDS encoding MoaD/ThiS family protein: MATIKLPAALVGGSATSKVEVAGETVAELFDNHAAEHGDELRDSVIEDGEIKEFINVYVDGTPVDGLDAEVPDDAQVRVIPAASGGR; this comes from the coding sequence ATGGCGACGATTAAGCTCCCGGCCGCGCTGGTCGGCGGGTCGGCAACCTCGAAGGTCGAGGTCGCCGGCGAGACGGTGGCGGAACTGTTCGACAACCACGCCGCGGAACACGGCGACGAGCTGCGCGACAGCGTGATCGAGGACGGCGAGATCAAGGAGTTCATCAACGTCTACGTGGACGGTACCCCGGTCGACGGACTCGACGCGGAGGTCCCGGACGACGCGCAGGTGCGAGTCATCCCGGCGGCGAGCGGCGGTCGGTAA